A genomic segment from Saimiri boliviensis isolate mSaiBol1 chromosome 14, mSaiBol1.pri, whole genome shotgun sequence encodes:
- the SLC25A42 gene encoding mitochondrial coenzyme A transporter SLC25A42, whose protein sequence is MGNGVKEGPVRLREDAEAVLSSSVSSKRDHRQVLSSLLSGALAGALAKTAVAPLDRTKIIFQVSSKRFSAKEAFRVLYYTYLNEGFLSLWRGNSATMVRVVPYAAIQFSAHEEYKRILGRYYGFRGEALPPWPRLFAGALAGTTAASLTYPLDLVRARMAVTPKEMYSNIFHVFIRISREEGLKTLYHGFTPTVLGVIPYAGLSFFTYETLKSLHREYSGRRQPYPFERMIFGACAGLIGQSASYPLDVVRRRMQTAGVTGYPRTSIACTLRTIVREEGAVRGLYKGLSMNWVKGPIAVGISFTTFDLMQILLRHLQS, encoded by the exons CGTGACCACAGGCAAGTGCTCAGCTCCCTGCTGTCTGGGGCTCTGGCTGGTGCCCTTGCCAAAACAGCGGTAGCCCCCCTGGACCGAACCAAAATCATCTTCCAAG tGTCTTCAAAAAGATTTTCTGCCAAG GAGGCCTTCCGGGTCCTCTACTACACCTACCTCAACGAGGGCTTCCTCAGCTTGTGGCGCGGGAACTCGGCCACCATGGTGCGCGTGGTGCCCTATGCCGCCATCCAGTTCAGCGCACACGAAGAGTACAAGCGCATCCTGGGCCGCTACTACGGCTTTCGCGGAGA AGCCTTGCCCCCTTGGCCTCGCCTCTTCGCGGGAGCACTGGCTGGAACGACAGCCGCTTCACTGACCTACCCCCTGGACCTGGTCAGAGCTCGGATGGCCGTAACCCCGAAGGAAAT GTACAGCAACATCTTTCATGTCTTCATCCGCATCTCGAGAGAAGAGGGGCTGAAGACCCTCTACCATGGATTTACACCCACCGTGCTGGGGGTCATTCCCTATGCCGGCCTGAGTTTTTTCACCTATGAGACGCTCAAGAGCCTGCACAGAG AGTACAGTGGCCGCCGTCAGCCCTACCCCTTCGAGCGCATGATCTTCGGCGCCTGCGCTGGCCTCATCGGGCAGTCAGCCTCGTACCCACTGGATGTGGTGCGGCGGCGCATGCAGACGGCCGGCGTCACGGGCTACCCGCGCACCTCCATCGCCTGCACTTTGCGCACTATCGTGCGGGAGGAGGGCGCCGTGCGCGGCCTCTACAAAGGCTTGAGCATGAACTGGGTCAAGGGTCCCATCGCCGTGGGCATCAGCTTCACCACCTTCGACCTCATGCAGATCCTGCTGCGGCACCTGCAGAGCTAG